Proteins encoded by one window of uncultured Celeribacter sp.:
- a CDS encoding type I restriction endonuclease subunit R gives MNTQSEAQLEAALIQRLNDLGWASVAIPDNAALEANLRAQLEAHNGLQFSDGEFRTILNHLGKGSTFEKAKTLRDRMALQRDDGTTAYVQFFNGREWCRNRYQVTHQITQEGHYKTRYDVTLLVNGLPLIQIELKRRGIELKEAFNQINRYHRHSFGAGNALFQYVQLFVISNGVNTKYYANNRHQDFKQTFFWADEDNTPITRLEAFADAFLEKCFVSKMIAKYVVLHESDQVLMVLRPYQYYAVERILDRVMKGRKNGYIWHTTGSGKTLTSFKASQVIVENPKVAKVVFVVDRADLDYQTTKEFNYFSPGSVDGTDNTTALVDQMADPDTKLVVTTIQKLNTAITRERHAAAMEALKDERIVFVFDECHRSQFGDTHKNIVAFFSKAQMFGFTGTPILKENAIGKRTTANLFEECLHRYVITDAIRDENVLRFSVEYWGKLRRKDGTFIGDEEVSGLDLKEFFESDKRIDGVVDWIIENHDRKTHNRDFSAIMCVGSVDALTKTYEAFQRKKSEGQHDLKVATIFTFAANEEDEDANGLIGEPDVTGGPVSAATQHSRDKLAGYVADYNAMFGTNNSVKDGKAFYVYYKALAKRMKWRDRKDFIEGQGIDILLVVNMFLTGFDAKTCNTLYVDKNLRYHGLIQAFSRTNRILGQKKSQGNIVCFRNLKAKVDEAIALFSNKDADETILIAPYQEYVDRFNEAAMELLKIAPTPSAVDKLVSEDDILAFVRAFRELIRIRNILTSFTEFSDDDLSLDAQRFEDFKSKYLDIHDRMKSDRDDDQKASILNEVDFELELIRRDNINVAYILALLASVVAEQREAEDAQDTASKTKTILDLLGSEPRLRSKRELIEEFITAYLPTMKSAEQTTATFEEFWAEKREAAFQTICTEEKLDREGFAGLLEAYQFSGKRPLTDEVIAIMIEVPGILQRKPSAERVVTRMVDLLETFDEGMGDI, from the coding sequence ATGAATACCCAATCCGAAGCCCAGTTAGAGGCCGCCCTGATCCAGCGTCTGAACGATCTGGGTTGGGCCTCGGTCGCAATCCCCGACAATGCCGCGCTTGAGGCCAATCTGCGGGCGCAGCTTGAGGCGCATAACGGGCTGCAATTCTCGGACGGGGAATTCCGCACCATCCTGAACCATCTGGGCAAGGGCTCGACCTTCGAGAAGGCCAAGACGCTGCGCGACCGCATGGCGCTGCAACGCGACGATGGCACCACCGCTTATGTGCAGTTCTTCAACGGGCGTGAATGGTGCCGCAACCGCTATCAGGTGACGCATCAGATCACGCAGGAGGGGCATTACAAGACCCGCTATGACGTGACGCTGCTGGTGAACGGGTTGCCGTTGATCCAGATCGAGCTGAAGCGGCGCGGGATCGAGTTGAAAGAGGCTTTCAACCAGATCAACCGCTATCACCGCCACAGCTTTGGCGCGGGCAATGCGCTGTTCCAATATGTGCAGCTTTTCGTGATCTCGAACGGGGTGAACACGAAATACTATGCCAACAACCGGCATCAGGATTTCAAGCAGACGTTCTTCTGGGCCGATGAGGACAACACGCCGATCACCCGGCTGGAGGCCTTTGCCGACGCCTTCCTTGAGAAGTGTTTCGTGTCCAAGATGATCGCGAAATACGTGGTCCTGCACGAAAGCGATCAGGTGCTGATGGTGCTGCGGCCCTACCAGTATTACGCCGTCGAGCGGATCCTCGACCGGGTGATGAAGGGGCGCAAGAACGGCTATATCTGGCACACGACCGGCTCGGGCAAGACGTTGACCAGTTTCAAGGCCAGTCAGGTGATCGTCGAAAACCCGAAGGTCGCCAAGGTCGTGTTTGTCGTGGACAGGGCCGATCTGGATTACCAGACGACGAAGGAATTCAACTATTTCTCGCCCGGCTCGGTCGACGGCACCGACAATACCACGGCGCTGGTGGATCAGATGGCCGATCCCGACACCAAGCTGGTGGTGACCACGATCCAGAAGCTGAACACGGCCATCACCCGCGAACGCCACGCAGCGGCGATGGAGGCGCTGAAGGATGAGCGGATCGTATTCGTGTTCGACGAATGCCACCGCAGCCAGTTCGGCGACACCCACAAGAATATCGTAGCGTTCTTCTCCAAGGCGCAGATGTTCGGTTTCACAGGCACGCCGATCCTGAAAGAAAACGCCATTGGCAAGCGGACGACCGCGAACCTGTTCGAGGAATGCCTGCACCGCTATGTCATCACGGACGCCATCCGAGATGAGAACGTGCTGCGGTTTTCGGTCGAGTACTGGGGCAAGCTCCGCCGCAAGGACGGGACGTTCATCGGCGACGAAGAGGTTTCCGGTCTCGATCTAAAGGAGTTTTTCGAGAGCGACAAACGGATCGACGGTGTGGTCGACTGGATCATCGAGAACCACGACCGCAAGACGCATAACCGCGACTTCTCGGCCATCATGTGTGTTGGTTCCGTCGATGCGCTGACCAAGACCTATGAGGCGTTTCAGCGCAAGAAGAGCGAGGGCCAACATGACCTGAAGGTCGCCACGATTTTCACCTTCGCGGCCAATGAAGAAGACGAGGACGCCAACGGATTGATTGGCGAGCCGGATGTCACGGGCGGCCCCGTCAGTGCCGCCACCCAGCACAGCCGGGACAAGCTGGCTGGCTATGTGGCCGATTACAACGCGATGTTCGGCACCAACAACAGCGTGAAGGACGGAAAGGCCTTTTACGTCTACTACAAGGCGCTGGCGAAGCGCATGAAATGGCGTGACCGGAAGGATTTCATCGAAGGCCAAGGCATCGACATCCTGCTGGTCGTCAACATGTTCCTTACCGGCTTCGACGCCAAGACCTGCAACACCCTCTATGTCGACAAAAACCTGCGCTATCATGGGCTGATTCAAGCATTTTCCCGCACGAACCGGATCCTCGGGCAAAAGAAATCGCAGGGCAATATTGTCTGCTTCCGCAACCTGAAGGCCAAGGTGGACGAGGCCATCGCGCTGTTCTCCAACAAGGATGCCGACGAGACAATCCTGATCGCGCCCTACCAAGAGTATGTTGACCGCTTCAACGAGGCGGCGATGGAATTGCTCAAGATTGCTCCGACGCCGTCAGCTGTGGACAAGCTGGTTTCAGAGGACGACATTCTCGCCTTCGTACGCGCCTTCCGCGAGCTGATCCGCATCCGCAACATTCTGACCAGTTTCACCGAGTTCAGCGATGACGACCTATCTCTGGATGCGCAGCGCTTCGAGGACTTCAAGAGCAAGTATCTGGATATCCATGACCGCATGAAATCGGATCGAGATGACGATCAGAAGGCCTCCATTCTCAATGAGGTCGACTTCGAGCTTGAGTTGATCCGGCGAGACAACATCAACGTCGCCTATATCCTGGCCTTGCTGGCCTCTGTCGTCGCGGAGCAACGGGAAGCCGAGGACGCGCAGGATACTGCGAGCAAGACCAAGACCATTCTCGATTTGCTCGGGTCAGAGCCCCGCCTGCGCAGCAAGCGCGAGCTGATTGAAGAGTTCATCACGGCCTACCTGCCGACCATGAAAAGTGCCGAACAAACAACTGCGACGTTCGAAGAGTTCTGGGCAGAAAAGCGCGAAGCGGCGTTCCAAACCATTTGCACAGAAGAAAAGCTGGATCGTGAGGGGTTCGCCGGATTGCTGGAAGCGTATCAGTTTTCCGGCAAGCGCCCGCTGACCGATGAGGTGATTGCGATCATGATCGAAGTACCGGGCATTCTTCAACGCAAGCCCTCTGCTGAGCGCGTCGTCACACGGATGGTGGACTTGCTCGAAACCTTCGATGAGGGAATGGGTGATATTTAG
- a CDS encoding AbrB family transcriptional regulator, with amino-acid sequence MRKHLSHPHARRALTFGLAAAGTALFWSLGLPLPFLFGPMTFCLAGALAHLPLKGFGQISVAARTILGVAVGASITPEVVAHLPRMALSVALIPIFIALIALVGVPFFRKLWGFDAPTAYYAAMPGGLQDMVIFGTEAGGNPRALSLIHATRVLIIVTLAPFILSHFYGAALTNPIGAPVADLPWSELLIMVAAAIIGWKGGERLGLFGASILGPMIVTAALSLSGVVHFRPPAEAILTAQFFIGCGIGVHFLGVTWRELTRVVAAGVAYVLVLAVLAAGFSGLVTALGLGDPVPAFLAFAPGGQAEMTVLAIVTGADLGFVITHHLTRIVIVIVGAPVMAGLIARRRKD; translated from the coding sequence TTGCGCAAACATCTTTCTCATCCGCACGCACGTCGTGCGCTGACCTTCGGACTCGCGGCTGCGGGCACAGCACTGTTTTGGTCGCTCGGCCTGCCCTTGCCTTTCCTCTTCGGCCCCATGACCTTTTGCCTCGCGGGCGCATTGGCGCATCTGCCACTGAAAGGCTTCGGGCAGATCTCGGTCGCCGCACGCACCATCCTTGGGGTCGCGGTGGGCGCGTCGATCACGCCAGAGGTCGTGGCGCATCTGCCGCGTATGGCGCTTTCGGTGGCGCTGATCCCGATCTTCATCGCCTTGATCGCGCTTGTCGGCGTGCCGTTCTTTCGGAAGCTCTGGGGATTCGATGCGCCGACAGCCTATTACGCCGCCATGCCCGGCGGGCTTCAGGATATGGTGATCTTCGGCACCGAGGCGGGAGGAAACCCCCGCGCACTGTCATTGATCCATGCAACAAGGGTACTGATCATCGTGACACTCGCCCCCTTTATCCTCAGCCATTTCTACGGTGCCGCCCTGACCAATCCCATCGGTGCGCCCGTGGCCGACCTGCCGTGGTCCGAACTGCTGATCATGGTCGCCGCTGCTATCATCGGCTGGAAAGGTGGGGAGCGGCTGGGCCTTTTCGGGGCGTCGATCCTCGGGCCGATGATTGTCACTGCGGCTTTGTCTCTCTCGGGTGTCGTGCATTTCCGCCCGCCCGCAGAGGCGATCCTGACGGCGCAGTTCTTTATCGGCTGCGGCATCGGCGTCCATTTTCTCGGCGTCACCTGGCGCGAGTTGACCCGCGTGGTCGCGGCGGGCGTCGCCTATGTGCTGGTTCTGGCGGTGCTGGCTGCCGGGTTTTCCGGGTTGGTGACGGCACTCGGGCTGGGCGATCCAGTGCCCGCTTTTCTGGCCTTCGCGCCGGGCGGCCAGGCCGAGATGACAGTGTTGGCCATCGTCACCGGTGCGGACCTCGGCTTTGTCATCACCCACCACCTGACGCGTATCGTGATCGTGATCGTCGGTGCGCCGGTGATGGCCGGGCTTATTGCCCGTAGACGGAAGGATTGA
- a CDS encoding universal stress protein, whose translation MPMMNLLVAFNGSDGSVAALRYAASMASRLGAHVTAMMAHTTHEVIDKRSRWISKEARALLEAANTGILSEIEERFEAERKALGLTNVLQLKEVSGRVDKVLSEAARHYDMLIVGSRSDDDDEHVTLHPDRIALLSGRPVIVVPAGYDAGATHSHAALAWDGGRAAARALSDSLRLLEDDGRVSVLTVGPRNAWPIDDLMLHLSRHGVEAIHENWPETHPVADTLLAWCKKHDPSLLAIGAYEHSKFREDFLGGVTTNILSRSTIPVLLSH comes from the coding sequence ATGCCGATGATGAACCTCCTCGTGGCCTTCAACGGGTCTGACGGCTCGGTGGCTGCGCTGCGTTATGCGGCGTCGATGGCAAGCCGGCTGGGCGCGCATGTCACCGCCATGATGGCCCACACCACCCATGAGGTGATCGACAAACGCTCACGTTGGATTTCGAAAGAAGCCCGCGCTTTGCTCGAAGCTGCCAACACCGGCATCCTGAGCGAGATCGAAGAGCGGTTTGAGGCAGAGCGCAAGGCGCTGGGGCTTACCAATGTGTTGCAACTGAAAGAGGTCTCTGGTCGCGTCGACAAAGTCCTGTCGGAGGCCGCGCGCCACTACGACATGCTGATCGTCGGCTCCCGTTCGGACGACGATGACGAACACGTCACGCTACACCCCGACCGCATCGCACTTCTGTCGGGCCGTCCCGTCATCGTGGTGCCTGCGGGATACGATGCCGGAGCCACGCACAGCCATGCGGCCCTGGCCTGGGACGGCGGGCGCGCTGCCGCGCGGGCACTCTCGGACAGTCTGCGCCTGCTCGAAGATGATGGCCGCGTCAGCGTGCTCACCGTCGGGCCGCGCAACGCCTGGCCCATCGACGATCTGATGCTGCATCTGTCCCGTCACGGGGTCGAGGCGATCCATGAAAATTGGCCTGAAACGCATCCCGTGGCTGACACTCTGCTTGCGTGGTGCAAGAAACATGACCCCTCGCTATTGGCGATCGGTGCCTACGAGCATTCGAAGTTTCGAGAGGATTTCTTGGGTGGTGTGACCACCAACATCCTGTCGCGCAGCACCATCCCTGTTCTACTCTCTCACTGA
- the tcuB gene encoding tricarballylate utilization 4Fe-4S protein TcuB yields MQTDFLEEARRQAEICNACRYCEGYCSVFPALHAERAFSDGDLTQLANLCHNCRGCYYACQYTAPHEFDLNLPQALANVRQDSWEELAFPRAAGKAFQKNGVLIAIAAVIGFALLFWAARALSSAGGEGFYAVLSHNAMVAIFLPAFLFPLFSIAVSLRRYWRHIGAGPFRPAHLFEAFRQAANMKDLKGGHGDGCNFEDEDRFTHARRAVHQAVMYGFLLCFASTSVATVMHYVFDMPAPYGLLSLPKILGVSGGLLLVVGCIEMIRLKLRSDRSLGATAAFGGEVAFVGLLGFVGFSGLALYALGQTTVMPTLLAIHLGAVLAFFLLTPFTKMAHGFYRLTALTAEAGRKG; encoded by the coding sequence ATGCAAACTGATTTTCTGGAAGAGGCCCGCCGTCAGGCCGAGATTTGCAACGCCTGTCGTTATTGCGAGGGCTATTGTTCCGTCTTCCCCGCCCTGCACGCCGAACGCGCGTTCAGCGATGGGGATCTGACGCAACTGGCGAACCTCTGTCACAATTGCCGGGGCTGCTACTACGCTTGCCAATACACCGCCCCGCATGAATTCGATCTCAATCTCCCGCAGGCGCTGGCGAACGTGCGCCAGGACAGCTGGGAGGAGCTTGCCTTTCCCCGCGCCGCAGGGAAGGCGTTTCAGAAAAACGGTGTGCTGATTGCCATCGCGGCCGTCATCGGGTTTGCCCTGTTGTTCTGGGCCGCTCGCGCCCTGAGTTCTGCCGGCGGCGAGGGATTCTATGCCGTTCTTTCGCACAATGCGATGGTGGCGATCTTCCTGCCGGCTTTCCTGTTCCCGCTGTTCAGTATCGCGGTCAGCTTGCGCCGCTACTGGCGGCACATCGGGGCCGGTCCCTTCCGTCCCGCGCATCTGTTCGAAGCGTTCCGGCAGGCAGCCAATATGAAGGACCTCAAGGGCGGGCACGGCGACGGCTGCAATTTCGAGGATGAGGACCGCTTTACCCACGCCCGGCGCGCGGTGCATCAGGCGGTGATGTACGGCTTTCTGTTGTGTTTTGCCTCCACCAGTGTCGCGACCGTGATGCACTACGTGTTCGACATGCCCGCGCCCTATGGGCTTTTGTCGCTGCCCAAAATTCTGGGCGTTTCCGGCGGTCTTTTGCTTGTGGTGGGCTGCATCGAGATGATCCGCCTGAAGCTGCGTTCGGACCGGTCCTTGGGCGCAACTGCCGCCTTTGGCGGAGAGGTGGCCTTTGTCGGATTGCTGGGCTTTGTCGGCTTCAGTGGACTTGCACTCTACGCGCTGGGTCAAACGACGGTCATGCCGACCCTCCTTGCGATCCATCTCGGCGCCGTTCTCGCGTTCTTCCTGCTCACGCCCTTCACCAAAATGGCGCATGGGTTTTACAGGTTGACCGCTCTGACGGCTGAGGCCGGTCGAAAGGGCTGA
- a CDS encoding D-2-hydroxyacid dehydrogenase family protein: MKVHILDDWFDTLRELPCFRLLEGHDVTVWTDHEPDPAALAARLADADCVVLFRERTRVTRDLLERLPNLRLISQRGAWPHVDVDACTDAGVLLCSNKGADGANYAAAELTFALILAAMRQLPQQMASVKAGAWQMGVGRTLRGRTLGLYGYGRIGRVVADYARAFGMNVVWWSSEAGRDRAEANGEVVATSRAAFFADSDVVSLHLRLTPETRGIVTAEDLACMGPKSVLVNTSRAGLIAPGALLEGLNAGRPGLAAIDVFDTEPMKDPADPLLAHPNLIATPHIGFVTEDEFDKQFSDIFAQVNAYAEGAPIHMVNPSVYGQ, from the coding sequence ATGAAGGTCCATATCCTCGACGACTGGTTCGATACCCTACGGGAACTGCCATGTTTTCGGCTGCTCGAGGGACATGATGTCACCGTATGGACCGATCATGAACCTGATCCTGCGGCGCTGGCCGCGCGGCTTGCCGATGCGGACTGCGTCGTGCTGTTCCGGGAGCGCACGCGCGTCACCCGCGATCTTCTTGAGCGGCTGCCGAACCTGCGGCTGATCTCGCAGCGCGGGGCTTGGCCGCATGTGGATGTGGACGCCTGCACGGACGCGGGCGTTTTGCTCTGTTCGAACAAGGGTGCGGATGGGGCGAATTACGCCGCCGCCGAGCTGACCTTTGCGCTGATCCTCGCCGCCATGCGCCAGCTGCCGCAGCAGATGGCCAGCGTCAAGGCCGGCGCGTGGCAGATGGGTGTCGGCCGCACTCTGCGCGGTCGCACGCTCGGCCTTTATGGCTATGGGCGCATCGGGCGCGTGGTGGCCGATTATGCCCGCGCCTTTGGGATGAATGTTGTCTGGTGGTCCTCGGAGGCGGGGCGCGACCGGGCAGAGGCCAATGGCGAGGTCGTTGCGACGAGCCGCGCGGCCTTTTTTGCCGACAGTGACGTGGTCTCCTTGCATTTGCGGTTGACGCCGGAGACACGCGGGATCGTCACCGCAGAGGATTTGGCCTGCATGGGTCCGAAATCCGTTTTGGTGAACACCTCACGCGCGGGTCTGATCGCTCCCGGCGCCCTGTTGGAGGGGCTGAATGCGGGCCGCCCCGGCCTGGCCGCCATCGACGTTTTCGACACAGAGCCGATGAAAGACCCGGCCGATCCGCTTCTGGCGCATCCGAATCTGATCGCCACGCCTCATATCGGTTTCGTCACCGAAGACGAATTCGACAAGCAGTTCTCCGACATCTTTGCACAGGTGAACGCCTACGCCGAAGGCGCGCCGATCCACATGGTCAATCCTTCCGTCTACGGGCAATAA
- a CDS encoding 4-oxalomesaconate tautomerase, with translation MTQTGIPFVFMRGGTSRGPYFNSKDLPQDRETLTEVLLSVIGSGHAINIDGIGGGVAVTTKVAMLSPSDDDWADVDYFFAQVSVEDRLVDFKPTCGNILSGVGPAAVEMGLVTPSGDETEVKIRAVNTGARVLARVQTPQGALRYDGDTAIAGVPGTAAPIALSFMGVVGSSTGAFLPTGNLRDTFEGIEVTCMDVAMPMVIARAADFGLTGYETVQELDDNRDFFARMEAVRRQAGAAMGMGDVSQSVTPKFGLLAPARDGGTIATRYFMPWTTHPSMAVTGSQCLASCALTPGTVADGLLERPTTSPANVVLEHASGTIEVLVDFEMNNHFTLNSAGLVRTARKLADGLIYVPSAVWKGH, from the coding sequence ATGACACAGACAGGCATTCCCTTCGTCTTTATGCGTGGCGGCACCTCGCGTGGACCGTATTTCAACAGCAAGGACCTGCCGCAGGATCGCGAGACCCTGACCGAAGTTCTGCTTTCCGTCATTGGCTCTGGCCATGCGATCAACATCGACGGCATCGGCGGCGGCGTGGCGGTGACCACCAAGGTCGCCATGCTATCGCCCTCAGACGATGACTGGGCCGACGTGGATTATTTTTTCGCGCAGGTCTCTGTCGAGGATCGGCTGGTGGATTTCAAACCGACCTGCGGCAATATCCTCTCGGGTGTCGGCCCTGCGGCGGTCGAGATGGGGCTGGTCACGCCCTCTGGCGACGAGACCGAGGTCAAGATCCGCGCTGTCAACACAGGCGCGCGGGTGTTGGCTCGGGTTCAGACGCCGCAGGGGGCGCTACGCTACGACGGGGACACCGCGATTGCGGGCGTGCCGGGAACCGCAGCCCCGATCGCGCTGAGCTTTATGGGGGTTGTGGGATCCTCGACGGGGGCGTTCCTGCCTACCGGCAATCTACGCGACACGTTTGAGGGGATCGAGGTCACCTGTATGGATGTTGCCATGCCGATGGTCATCGCCCGCGCCGCCGATTTCGGGCTGACCGGGTATGAAACCGTTCAGGAGCTGGATGACAACCGCGACTTCTTTGCGCGGATGGAGGCCGTCCGACGTCAGGCGGGGGCGGCTATGGGCATGGGGGACGTGTCGCAATCCGTGACGCCGAAATTCGGTCTGCTCGCCCCGGCCCGCGACGGCGGCACCATCGCAACGCGCTATTTCATGCCTTGGACCACGCATCCGTCCATGGCGGTCACGGGCTCGCAATGCCTTGCGTCTTGCGCGTTGACACCGGGGACCGTGGCGGACGGGCTGCTTGAGCGCCCGACTACCAGTCCCGCGAACGTCGTGCTGGAACATGCCTCAGGCACCATCGAGGTGCTGGTGGATTTCGAAATGAACAATCACTTCACGCTGAATTCCGCCGGACTGGTGCGAACAGCGCGCAAACTTGCGGATGGGCTGATCTACGTGCCGTCCGCCGTATGGAAGGGGCACTGA
- the tcuA gene encoding FAD-dependent tricarballylate dehydrogenase TcuA yields MTSPDIAIIGGGNAALCAAITAAEAGARVLILETAPKSYRGGNSRHTRNFRCMHHGPLGPLVDSYTEEEYLADLMKVTGGKTDEGLARLAIRTSEECLPWMEEHGVRFQPSLSGTLSLARTNAFFLGGGKSLVNAYYRTAEKLGVQVEYEAAVTHLELDEDRVTRIDYTQNGQTHTIAPKSVVVASGGFQADTDWLARAWGPAAKNFLIRGTPYNRGVVLADLLDQGIEQVGDPTQCHAVAIDGRAPKFDGGIVTRLDCVPFSIVVNKDAQRFYDEGEDVWPKRYAIWGRLVAAQPDQVGYVIIDAKSLELFMPSVFPPIKADTLEELADKMGLPADALVQTVSEFNDACGDTSNFHPTELDGVTTTGLTPAKTNWARPITEPPFYGYSLRTGVTFTYLGLKVDEHAQCSIGNRPVTNLWAAGETMAGSILGQGYLAGFGMTIGTVFGRIAGKEAAAHANAN; encoded by the coding sequence TTGACCTCTCCCGACATCGCCATTATCGGCGGCGGAAACGCGGCGCTTTGCGCGGCCATCACAGCCGCCGAGGCCGGTGCGCGCGTCCTGATCCTCGAGACCGCGCCCAAATCCTATCGCGGCGGCAACTCCCGCCACACCCGCAACTTTCGCTGTATGCACCATGGCCCGCTCGGCCCGCTGGTCGACAGCTACACCGAAGAGGAATACCTTGCCGACCTGATGAAGGTCACTGGCGGCAAGACCGACGAAGGGTTGGCGCGATTGGCCATCCGTACGTCCGAAGAATGCCTGCCGTGGATGGAAGAACACGGCGTCCGCTTTCAGCCGTCGCTCTCGGGGACGCTGTCACTTGCGCGGACGAATGCCTTTTTCCTTGGTGGTGGCAAAAGCCTTGTGAACGCCTATTATCGCACGGCTGAAAAGCTGGGTGTGCAGGTCGAATACGAGGCCGCCGTCACGCATCTGGAACTGGACGAGGATCGCGTCACCCGCATCGACTACACTCAGAACGGTCAGACGCATACGATCGCGCCGAAATCCGTGGTCGTTGCCTCTGGCGGCTTTCAGGCCGATACCGACTGGCTTGCCCGTGCCTGGGGACCGGCGGCAAAGAATTTCCTGATCCGGGGCACGCCCTATAACCGCGGGGTCGTTCTGGCCGATCTTCTGGATCAGGGGATCGAACAGGTCGGCGACCCGACCCAGTGTCACGCCGTCGCCATCGACGGGCGCGCGCCGAAATTCGACGGTGGCATCGTCACGCGACTGGATTGCGTGCCGTTTTCCATTGTCGTGAACAAGGACGCGCAGCGCTTTTACGACGAGGGTGAGGACGTTTGGCCCAAGCGCTACGCCATCTGGGGGCGCCTCGTCGCGGCGCAGCCCGATCAGGTGGGATACGTGATCATCGACGCCAAGTCGCTGGAACTGTTCATGCCGTCTGTTTTCCCGCCGATCAAGGCGGACACGCTGGAGGAACTGGCCGACAAGATGGGCTTGCCCGCCGACGCGCTGGTGCAAACCGTGAGTGAGTTCAACGATGCCTGCGGCGATACCTCCAACTTTCACCCGACCGAACTCGATGGCGTCACCACCACGGGCCTCACCCCGGCCAAGACGAACTGGGCCCGCCCGATCACTGAACCGCCGTTCTACGGCTATTCGTTGCGCACCGGCGTGACGTTTACCTATCTCGGCCTGAAGGTCGACGAGCATGCACAATGCTCCATCGGCAACCGCCCTGTCACAAACCTCTGGGCGGCGGGCGAAACCATGGCCGGGTCGATCCTCGGCCAAGGCTATCTCGCCGGCTTCGGCATGACCATTGGAACCGTCTTTGGACGCATCGCAGGCAAGGAGGCCGCGGCCCATGCAAATGCAAACTGA
- a CDS encoding GntR family transcriptional regulator, translating to MDDDSAPQGNGTYLRLLTELREGRLNPGDRLRETELAERLGVSRTPVREAIRQLEADGIVTHVPRQGATIRRLDYAEVMELYEMRAVLEGTAARLAARAASDIEIEELFEMNQQMAALGNAPEAFILNRQFHAALLDAAKNRFLTRSIHALQKALMILGPTTLTEPDRATKAVEEHFGILDAIKARDGTLAEAAMRAHIEAAQRVRVRDLRASSHTPPSYDGDLL from the coding sequence ATGGACGACGACAGCGCCCCACAGGGCAATGGTACTTATCTGCGCCTGCTGACCGAACTGCGCGAAGGGCGGCTCAACCCCGGAGACCGACTGCGTGAAACCGAACTGGCGGAGCGGCTCGGTGTGTCGCGCACCCCCGTTCGGGAGGCCATCCGCCAGCTCGAGGCCGACGGGATCGTCACCCACGTCCCGCGCCAGGGCGCCACGATCCGCAGGCTCGATTACGCCGAGGTCATGGAACTCTACGAGATGCGCGCCGTCCTCGAAGGCACCGCTGCGCGGCTCGCCGCCCGCGCCGCCTCGGACATCGAAATCGAAGAACTTTTCGAGATGAATCAGCAGATGGCCGCATTGGGGAATGCACCCGAAGCCTTTATCCTGAACCGGCAATTCCACGCGGCCTTGCTGGACGCGGCCAAGAACCGCTTTCTCACCCGATCCATCCACGCGTTGCAAAAGGCGTTGATGATCCTTGGTCCAACAACCCTGACCGAACCAGACCGCGCCACGAAGGCCGTTGAAGAACATTTCGGCATTCTCGACGCGATCAAGGCGCGCGATGGCACATTGGCGGAAGCCGCCATGCGGGCACATATCGAGGCCGCCCAGCGGGTTCGTGTGCGCGACCTGCGCGCCAGCAGCCACACCCCCCCTAGCTACGATGGAGACTTGCTTTGA